Part of the Candidozyma auris chromosome 4, complete sequence genome, AGCAGGAGTaagttcatcaatgagTTTTGTGGATGTGATTAAAGACTCCAAATTCTTTCCCTCAAGCTCGTGAACGATATCCAGACTCTGCTTGTGCAAAGTTTTGTCCATGTGGTTTGTTAATGATGCACTGTAGACAGCATCTGCCAATGCGCCGGCTAAGGCACCTCCAAAAGTTCTGCTGACGTTGACCACCGTAGTGGCAAAAATTGTCGCTCCAGGTGACTTTGGGGCTGCCACCTGTGCACACATGATGGATGATTGTATCTGAAGACCAACACCCACACCAATAGGAATGAGAAGACCGatcttttttgaattcGAAGAGTCGACATCCAAAAGCGTAATGATTCCGCATCCAATCATGCAAAGAGCAGCGCCTGCAATCGAGAAAGGCTTGATGAAATGggtctttttgatgagtaTACCCGTGGCGATGGAGGCAATCACAGTACCGATAATCATGGGCAAAAGGTGAACACCAGACTTCCAAGCACTGGCATTGTGCACGACTTGGAAGTATATGGAGATGTAAAGCACTGCGCCCATGAACAAGGCAAACGTACCGAACATTACAGCTCCAGCGGCAGAAACTTGCGGTACTTTGACAACCTCCcatggaagaagaggatgtTCAGTAAATCTGTAGTTCCAAATACAAAACACAATGAACGTGACTCCTCCGACGACAAAGCAAGCAATCACACCGCCAGAATTCCAACTGAAGTCGTTTCCAGAAGCCAAAGTGAGCGCCATGAGGAAAACAACAAAAGCAGCCGTCATGAGCACCACACCTACGTAGTCAATCATCATTATCTTATCCTTCCAGTTTCCCTTTGTTTTTGGTGGGTTGAACCCGTAGATAAAGAGGGCTCCTGCCACACCACCAATTGGCAAGTTGATATAAAAACACCATCTCCAGGAAACATGGGATGTGAACGCGCCGCCAATAAGAGGGCCCAAGACAGAGGCCATCGCAAAAACACAGCCCAAAAGGGCCATTCCTAAAGGTCTCTTGTTGATGGGCAAGATTTCTGTGACTATAATGAAAGATAAAGACTGAAtgccacctccaccaacaccaGCCAACACTCTTCCGCCAATTAGCACATCCATATTGTTTGCCAAAGCACACATCAAGGAGCCCGCCTCAAAAAGTATAATTGCAACTATCATCGTCAgctttcttccaaagaTGATGGAAAGCTTACCCCAAACTGCCACAAGCGCAGCCATGGATATAAGGAATCCTGAAGTGAGCCAGCCGATTTTGTCGAAGGCATTGAACTTGTTACCAACTTCTGTCAACAAGGTAGCAACGATGGTCTGGTCCAACGCAAACAAGAACatgcaaaagaaaatggaaaCAATACAAAGCGCCAACTTCATTCCTGTCAAATATTGTTCTTCTCTGGTGGTTCCATCACCGGCATCAGACTCGATGAACTTCTTGCCCCGTGTCTCGGAGACGGGAGAAGCGTCTTCTCTCTTAGAGGCCATTTTGACTTGTGGATCGTGaatcaccaaagaagatggcACGCTTATAtatctttgaagaatgacAAACAAGTGGCGAGGCTGCAGGCAAGTTGCATTCGTAAATGTGCAACAGCGACGGAGTAGACAGCGGAGGCCGAATCGACTACGTTGATAAAACAATAACCTAACATAGCGTAAATATGCCGTCTAATTAGCGTGATGCAATTTGTTTTGGGAAATTAGGATTTTTTTATAGTGAAATATGGTAAAATCGTGGATTTATCGGTATGTGGTTCCTGCATACGTGCGA contains:
- a CDS encoding basic amino acid transporter; translation: MASKREDASPVSETRGKKFIESDAGDGTTREEQYLTGMKLALCIVSIFFCMFLFALDQTIVATLLTEVGNKFNAFDKIGWLTSGFLISMAALVAVWGKLSIIFGRKSTMIVAIILFEAGSLMCALANNMDVLIGGRVLAGVGGGGIQSLSFIIVTEILPINKRPLGMALLGCVFAMASVLGPLIGGAFTSHVSWRWCFYINLPIGGVAGALFIYGFNPPKTKGNWKDKIMMIDYVGVVLMTAAFVVFLMALTLASGNDFSWNSGGVIACFVVGGVTFIVFCIWNYRFTEHPLLPWEVVKVPQVSAAGAVMFGTFALFMGAVLYISIYFQVVHNASAWKSGVHLLPMIIGTVIASIATGILIKKTHFIKPFSIAGAALCMIGCGIITLLDVDSSNSKKIGLLIPIGVGVGLQIQSSIMCAQVAAPKSPGATIFATTVVNVSRTFGGALAGALADAVYSASLTNHMDKTLHKQSSDIVHELEGKNLESLITSTKLIDELTPAARAYVKKEVMHAIRNTFWMALGFSAIAMIFSLLQTNHRLPEDVMESPREDNKEKDASEASEDTTKEQSDNGSANERASLENDVRGT